TTGTTACGTCTTGAATTCACAAACTGATCAGCATGAAATGATCAACTGATGCTGAGTTATCTATTACAAAAGGTAACAAATATATTCCTACAGCCCATAGCATTTCAAATCATCTGTTTAAACGAGACAGTTATTCTACATACAGTCCTAATGAGGATTTATTTATAATAGACAAAAAAGGTCCGTCCGTAATTATGAAATTCTTAAATAAATGACCATGAACTAGTCTAAAGATTATGTGTTTATAACTCACAAATCACAATTTATACCATGGGGAAAAAAGAGTAACTGTGTTCATGTTAGGGTATTGGTTGATAGttgacaaataaaataacaaatataaagtaAGACCAAATATGACACAATCTCACAGGGCATAAGACAAGTATATCTCACCTTACTCtcatacattcttttttttttaatatataactcCATATATATCATATACATATAAAACTGAATGTAGTGACTGAAAATATCTATCTTTAACAAATTTTAGATGGCGGCAGTATTACCTCAAGGCCACACTTGTATTGTATTGGGAGAAGTTTTATTCTCCTGGTTTAGGGCAGATTGTCAGATCCTTTCTTACTTGGACATGTTGCAGTCACATGCCAAGTCCAGTTACTGCAACGCATCTTATAATCACCATTAACATGGCTATCTACTATTGAGTTGCAAGATGGTCCATGAACATACTGTAAATACCGGGCACTTGGAAGCATTGGCATTGTTTACAGGAGACGTTTCTGCTCTTTCCTTTCCCTTTGCATTCAAGTGGATTCTGCTTTCTAAAATTCAGAAGTCTCTCTCCTGGAAGCAGGAAATGCACACAAATCCAGATGGTGAAGATATTCTCAGTCTGTACGATTGCCACACCTTCATCATCATTTGATTGTAAAACATGGCGAATGAAGGAAATGGCTGCTTGCTGGCTATATCATTTGTTATTGTGCAGAAGACCCAGTTAAAAACATGGCCAGTTAGATTTTCTTAGACCTGTAGCTGTAAATAGTAGATATTGCACAGTAGGTCCACACTCCTGTCCAGCATGATATTTTTACTCTTAGTAGGTGGCAAACTAGTAAAGAAACATGGTGGGTTTTGTGGGAGTTAAATCGTTGGTGTTTGGgtaaaatctatattatataaGGGCTGAGCAATGCTAAAAAAAATGAGTTGGAATCTATGGTCTTAGACTTCAGAATAACTTGAAATTTTAAgtgtaaaaatttattttgtgatgggACTACATCCTACATTTTGGCTCTCCTCAACTCTCCAGCAGCTGCTTCAGTGCACGTTCGATGTTCATTCGGTGTCCCACCCGCGTCACCCCTAATTCTGCCAGATCATCCTTGGTCAGTGCAGGCAGGTGGGCGCCTTCAATCTCATGCTCCAAAAAACGGGCACGATGTTCTCCTAGTCCCACACTCTCTAGCCACTCTCCCACGTCATACTTACTCCACAGTGCTAGGGGGCGCTGCCTGAATGGCCGCAGGGCCAGGAGTGGGGCTCCCAGTACAGGTGAAGGGCAGGGGGAGGCGCACGGAGAGGGGGATGGAGAACGGCTGCGGGCTCGAGCACTAGCGCTCCTCATGACGAAACGCACCTCTTTGGGCTCCTGGGGCAAACTTAGGCTAGAAGACTTGAGGATTgtgtgatgatggtgatgagggCTGAATGTACGGACAGGCCCCAGCTGTTCACTCCGTTCTGGTGTGGCTCCAGGGCTTGGAGTCCTACGGGACACTGGGTATCGGCTGCCAGGACGGATTGTGAAGGTGGTGCCGTAACTCCGCTGAGAGATGGTGTGAAGCTCCCCTAAACTACTAAAGAGTctaagagagagaatgaaagacaattaaaaaaaaataagaaagaggaagatgcagcaaaagcaaaaaagtaaacaaaggtACAGTTTTAACTGCAGTACTTTTAGGAAACTACTAGGATGCTaatgtgagagaaaagaaaagtgAATCCAATGCTGTAAGCATTGGGGTTTAAATAGTGCAGAGCATGCAGAAAActtaatgcaataaaataacaGTTAGAGCAGTTAATTTAAAACTGGAGTCCTCAGAATGGGTATAAAAAATGGTGCATTGGCATTTCACAGTATTTCCACCACAGCATGCTTTCAGTATTCATTCTGTAAACATCCGAAACTTGCTGCAATAAACTTACCACAATCAGTGCAGCAATAAAAACTAAATGTAGATTCAACATtcatttcatttactttttatgaAAAAGCAATTTGATTGGCCTTCAGCGGTACACTGAAAATTCCAGTTTCGTTGCGCAAAGACAGACAGAAGCTGAAATGCCTCAGTTACTACATAATGAACTACCATAAGCCTTTAATACAAGCCCACAGTAGCATTTGCAGCTTGATTAACGGCTGCAGTAAAGGGTTTAGTGAAAGTTAGTTAGACAAGGAGTTGTTTTACCCACAGAGCTAAAAACCTACGATTTACTCTCTTCTCCATTCTCCTCACATCTGCaaggacatacagacagacacacacgtgTTTTATGGATAGGCAGTTTTAACCAGGAGTGTGGCTAAGGGTGTCAAAAGTCAAGTGGGTGTATTGCTAAATGATATTGAAAGTTGTGCTGTGTTACATGCAGGTGTGCAAAATGTGATGCTGTTGTTAAGTTGGTGCagcttttaatagttttaaactGTCCTACCTGGCACCTCCCACAGGTGATCTCCTGCCAGGGTCAAGAGGTGCTCCCATCGGTGGCTCCTCCCCCAGTGAATGACTGTCTTTGCTTAGCAACTCTGCCCCCATTGCAGCAGGCCGACTTTCATCAGACCCACCCATCTGGCCCCGGGGCTCCTCCCCCCAGAGTTTGGAACGTCTTTGGAATAGGTAGCGTGGACGGCTGGGGCCTGTGCTGGGTGGGTGTGGAAGCAGCTCACTGTCTGATGACTGTTTAAGCAGTGGGTCCCTGAGATGGGCGGGGCGACCACGCCCCACCCCAGAACGTGGTTTACTAGCATGAGCGGAGTCTGTGCTCTCCGAAGACAAAGTGGACATGCTGGAGACTGTGGAAACCGTACTGGTGGTCTCCATATGTGGGTCTTCAACACCAGAGTCTGCCGTAGAATCACTTGCTTTCCCAGAGGAGGTCTTTGCAATGGATGGCCGTGATCCACTAGGTGAAATGCTTAGAGTGGCTTTGGGTGTTTCTTTAATTAGAAGGCCATTAGAGAAGGGTTGAGGGGGCGGCACGAGGCCTATCTTCCGAAGCTCCTCTCTGGTTTCCTCATCACTGGACGAGAGCAATGCAGGGGGAAGTGTCACTGTGTAAGGCTCCGCATCCTCCTCAGAACTCATAGTCAGACTTCGAGCAGTCAGATTTGAGAGGGTAGGGGCAGGGGAAGGTAGAGTGGGTGGGACTGTCGGTGGGGTATGTTCTGTATCCAACAGTGCAGGTTGGACACCTTGCACGTTTGGTGGAAGTACCTCTTCCAGGCTTCGTCCAGACCCAGGGCTACCGCTAGTCACTTGGCTTGCCGTTTCTGTGATGCTGACCGGTTCGTCTCTCCAGGAATTTGATGGAGGACCCTCAAGAGGAGCAGGTGGTGTCGCTCCTCCTTCTGTCTCTGGCCTTTCAACTGCTCGACCTTGAGTGGGCGAAGGTGTGGGCGAAGGCGTAGGAGTGGGTGTATTCCGGCCACTAAGGGCACGTTCTCGTGCAGCCAGTGCAAGTGCTAGTGGTGAGGAAGGATCCAGTGGTCGACCTGTTAGAGGGTGTATAAAAGTGCTGCCCCCTGGTGGTGGGCCAGGGGAAAGCATTGGTGCAGGTGGAGGCAGCTCGGCCAACTCATCCACTGAGTGGGACTGAGAAAGTAATGGGGTTGTTTGCGGCTCAGTCGTGCCTCCTTCTACAGATAGGAAAACGCTGGGTCTGCGTCGGGCACCTGGAGGTGTAATTCTAGCTCTCTCAGAGAGAACTTGCTGTTGGAACTGCTCTGCTCGGCTACTGTGGGGAATCCGTGACCCTCCCAAAGGAGAGGGGTCTCTACTAGTTGTAGCAGCTCCCTCCTCAACTGGTCCTTGTTTGACTAATTGGCTCTTTCTACGCTGGGGCTTGGTAGGAGTATAGACTGCACTTAGACGACCTACGTTAGCATACGGATTCTCCACAGGTGGTCCACGTCTACGGCCACGTTCAGGTGGAACCACTCCAGAGGTAGGCGTTTGTGGTCTTGCAATAGGGGCAGGCTCAACTGGCAAATGGGTGGTGTCCTGAAGAATGATCATGGAGCGTGTTTTTCGCTGGCGGTCTGTCATGACTGGGCCATGGAGTTTGGGCTCCGCCCCTGGGCGGAAGCTTGAACGGCTCTGGTTGGCAGCGCGAGAAGGGGGCGGAGGTGGATGAAAGGACGGTGGTGGCCCAGAATCTAGGAAGTAGGGAGTTGGAGGTGGTGGAGGAGCTGTCTGTGGAGGGGGCGGAATACTATCTTGTCTAAAGCTGTCAGTCATCGAGGAGCTTCTCGGAAAGCGATGCTCTCCAATCAAGGCTGAAATTCTTTCATCTTCAGGAGCACCTGTAAAACAGTTCTCAGTGAGACTGTGGGTGTACAAAGATCAGATCTCTGGTCATCATTGTGTTTTAATAGCCTTTTTTATatcattgttttatgtttatgaaaAGACAGAATTTGTGAGAATCTTTGTATTTGTGTATGCGACAATGACACATTACCAAATGACTTGGTTCTTGACATTCCCCGAGGCAGCTGCATGTGACTTTTGTCCACAGCCAGGGAACTTATTGGCAAACCCTGCCTCTCTAACAGAgactacacacaaaaaaaaacaatacgtgATCAAATACTGGCAAGAATTCAGTTACTATCAGAACAACAAACAAATCACAGATTCTGATTAATCAGCTATCaaagaaataaacagaaaatgcAGTCACAGcaaatttctttcttttctttttttttttttttttttacctaaagaCAATATGCATTATAAACAAAAACTGATCAGCAGCCAAATCTTTACTGACACAATTTGGCTACTGTACTATAGTGGTGATAAGCACCATCTGTTGCATACAATGCATATTATGTCAGAAACTACATATTGCCATATATAACAAGGgctcttgtattattatttttttaatgaaaacataatgataacttttatattattataatatactaaaaatacttaaaagtacaattttttttaaatggtgtctGTTTATGTGTATCAGACTCACATTGATCTCAGCCTGTGTGATGCGGCGACTTGTTGGTCTCTGTTTCACAGTGGCTGCTCTGGAGTCTGAATCCGCAGGACGTGGCCTCATCACTACAACCGGTTCTTTGGGCGAACTCAACATTTCATCCAACTTCTCTGTGAGggacacacacagatgcacacaaatacagaaacacttAATACACATTCCTTACCAATATTCCAGTCCTTCCTCTGATCAAATCAAAGAAGACCAAACACAGTCACCAGGTGCACCAGAAAATACAAGTACACAGATCCCAAGTGTATAATATACATTGCCTCAaggaacacaaaaacaaatatacagtcacaaatacatcacaaaacatacaaaatagcTGTCTAAatccacaaaaaaacaacaacgaacaGATACACATACTTTGACTTTACAATTTTTCGCAGTCACAGGCAACAACACACAGGCTTAAAAAAAACAGGTTGCTTAAAAAAAACAGGTTAGATAAATCCATTCATGACATCACATGCTAATCAGCATATAGAACCAGTAAAGGACATCATCAATGTGAGACTGGTTTCATCTCTTACCTCCCCTCCTTCTCCTTGACGCTTGTGGACAAGAAGGACAAATCTATAGTTCCTGGTTTAGCTCATAGATTGCGTATTAGATGGTAAATTTTCATTAGCAATGAATTAGCAAAGCTAAAACCGCACAATCATTCACACTCCTTTTACTGCTTTCATCTCACGGAAAAGAAAGACCTTAATTTGCAAGTATTTCTCCATTAATGTTCCTGGAAAAAAGGATTGATACCTATCTGAGACCTAGCATAACACAAGGAGGTGTGTTCATCTGTGTTTATTTGTATGAGCATCTGTCTTACCCAGCTCCTCCAGTTCTGCAGTCATGCTTTTTGAGCGCAGGGTCAGGCTGGTGCTTGGGTCTCTTTTGGGAGGTGGTGGGGCTAATTAATTAACAAGAaatgcaatatttaaattttGCAGGATTCTCTAATTCTTGATGTccagtcaaataaaaataaaaatacatggtaTTCATGCATTAATGAAGAGAGGACAAGAACCTTTCTTGCGGATGACGTCTCCAGTGTCAGGTTTGCGTGTGACAGACACCACCTTCATTACTAGCCGACTTCCACCTTGCCGAATCAGTGATACCACCTGCCTATGTCCCACCTTGACTACGCTCACCCCATTTACCTGAAAAATGTGTGGAGAATTAGAGAAAGATGTAACACATAGCCGGAAGAATGTGACATTCTTCAGTCTAAAAATGTCAGCATAAAATTGAAATTCAGccaatctattttctaaatgcatgctattgatcttattgtgaatgattcatgcatgcatgtttaattaaaaaaaatttttttattgaattttaattaattaagtaacttaattattaagtaatttttaatcaaatcaaacTCTCAGATTggtcaaataattaaatgttgttgttgttgtttttttctttgtaaattaaaatgattaatttaggCCAGTTTTTGAATATATGGTTTGAAAATCACTGCTTTAGCAAtgaaaaagtttgtgtgtgtgtgtgtatctgtgtgtgtgtgtgtatgtgtaaatcaAAAGGTTTTTTAACCTCTATGAGGAAATCTCCAGTCCTTAACCCTGCCCTCCACGCCACCCCTTCCAGATCCACAGACTCCAGATATTGTAGGGCAGGAAAAGCAGGAGTAGGTGTGAACTCTTCTATGGGTGTCTCAGCTGAGAAGAAAGAGCATTTCATTACTGCATTTGTATGTGAATGTTATTCGTGcaaacatgcatgcatgtatgcGAATGTGTTTCAGACCTTTAGCTCCCCGAAGCACAAAGCCGAATCCTTCGCTGTCTCTCTTCTGCAACGTTGCACTTTTTTCTTCTATAACATAATCACTGTGAATTTATAGAAGTCAATAGTCAGATATGCTGCACTGTCAGAACTCACTGTCTTCATAGATTCTCCCTCCCATACCAATAATTCTCTACActggtacaatattttatttattcaggaTGAAGGAGAGAGAAAGGCAATGGTAGGAAAAGCACAATACCATTCTACTCATATTATTTCTGCAGTATGTATACTGTGCTCAGTAATGCATGAAACACGTTtgatatttacatacatatatttatatggtTGAATATATATACCTGTAAGAGGTATAGTTGTCGTAGGAGCCAACAGTGTAGTGCCTGAAAAGTCTCTTGGTGCGATCCTCTCTTGTCTCTGAGAAACAGATGAGTGGGCACATCAATAACAATAAGATCTGAACATTAAACTGTagaatactttaaaataatgctGTTAAATGCtcaggtgtgtgtatgtgcaaattGACCAAGTCGTGGGTCATATTGTCTCATCTGGACTTCCTCTACACAGTGGGCAGGAAACCAGCCAGTTCGTCCTTTAACTGAGCCTTCCCAGAATCCACCTTCACCTATGCTTAGCACTGGTGGAGACACGTATAAACTGTTATATGCTGTGTTTCGGATATTTAACTCCTTTATGGATGTTTTTTTAACTGCAGgcatttatattacttttttttattttttattttttatttttaaaagggtGTTTAATAACGTCCACAGGGCCAAAAGTGTCCCTAGTTGAAGAAATATTCAGAATTCCACAGATTGTAGAAAACTCCAGCATAAAAATAATGTGATCTTTTTGCTGCATCTCAAACAGAGAGGCTGGCTGACTGACCTTTGACCCTCTCTCCTCGGTTGAGTGTGATCTCACCCTCGCCCTGTGGAGTGTGGGAGCTGACAGCGATGAAGGTTCGGCCGGGCACCGCACTGTACAGCCGTCGCTTGGGCCCTCGAGACACGGCAGGAGGACTCGGATCTCTCTGTACAGGACTGCCAGGGCTGTGGTGTGCAAACACGTGTGCAGAAATAATTAACAACCAACTCTGAGGTGGATATTGCCTTTTATGTCAGGTAAacaatgctttattattatttaaaacccccccccccataaataTGACagtttattttatggaaaagagcagtctGGGCATGTtgctaaatatgtaattttgtgttcaAATAGAAAAGCAAAATAATTATGTAAGTTTGAAGAAAACAAGGATAACTTGCACCTgaggtgaataaatgataattaaagcaaaaatgaaatacattattttttatgtatttatttttggggggtgTGGGGGGTGTATCTGGCATTTTGCttaacatctcattttgtgttagaaaaatggaaaaagcaaaaaaaaaaattagaaaaatattagTATTGCTTTGAAGAAATCTCTCTTTATTACTCTACAAATCAAGGATGACTGCAGTGTAAACTAATTGATAAAatacaaataactgaaataaaaaaatatatataataattaaattgaaatttaaataaaaatttaacttaatttatggTAAAGAGCAGTCTGGTCATGTTGCTAAATATCTGATTTTGTgttcaaaaaagaaaatttctCATTGATTTGATGAAACCTTTGTTCAATATAAATCAAGGACGGGTCCGCACCTGAGGTGTCCTCCTGAGCGGGTGTGTCTCCTGAGGctacgtgtgtgagtgtgagcagcCTGGGGGCTGCGCTGGGACGAGGTGGTTTCGTCGGGCTCCAGCGGGGGCAGGCTGCGAAGTGAGGGGGCCGGAGAGGGAGCTGGCAGACTCTCATCTAGAGCATTATCACTGGCCGATCGCAGCAGAGAGCGACGTGGTGATACGCAGACCGCACGCCTCCGAGACGAATAAGAAGGGGTCTCCCTGAAAGGCACTTTTACAGGAAGACAGCGACACATAAATAGTTATGCATActttacataaaaacacacagaGCCTAGCAATATTTATATTGCTTCAGTCGATTTGATTTCCATGCTTATAATATAAAACTATGTAAATTTGTTGAAGATATTAGGCATGCACATAACAAAAGATTCACACCACACACATCAATTatggaaaagaaaataatatgtatttgtgcTGTAACACAATTTGGCTCTTACTGCTgcacattatatttattaaagtgcacttttatctttaaaaatataatatttacatcCGAGAACCATTTGGAAATTGCAGTCCTTTTAATATCTCACTGTGTCATTCAAACAAAGCAGCTTTTTAAAAGCGCCACAGTAACCGTGCTATTTTCTTCCATCCCAAATGGATTTTTCCaggaaattttattttaatacataccTGGATCAAATTCAGCTACGGTGTAGTTGTCTAAATCATCGAGAAATCATGTAGAAACATGAAATGGCCCGCTAGACCAGAATAACCACTGTAATGGATTCTAGAAAAAATCCTATCAGTTGTGAATAAATCCCATTTTCGGCTGTCGAATAGATCAAGAACACTCTCCAGGAGGCTGGTATGGATATGTCCAATCTATCATGGAGAAAAATACTAGCAGAACAGATTAACCTGCATTAGGCTGAGATAGAGAGGATCCGCTCATAACCTGAAGACTAGCACCCCGTCTGTGAACTACAGTGTTAGAACGTCTTCAGACAGATAAGGCTGCTGTTATAATAAGGTTATAATATGTccaattaatttagattttaatggTCAGGTGGAGGTCATGTATAGGCTGCAAGTCCTTGGTGGTTCATGGTTTACGGATGTAAAtatcataaagtcagaatttaaaggggtcatatcaaaCCTCAAAAACCTATGAAacaaagtaattaattttttttcaccttTATAATTAAATGTGCCATGTATACTGTACCTTTACAGTGCtctttgtttcatttaaaataatttaaaatgctctttgtttcatttgtttatagGTTTAAAAACCACTTGCAGAATCAGTAAGATATgtcaataataattaaataaaacagataatAAAAATTCTACtaacactaattattattattataaggagTGGGCGATATGATCAAAATTGTATATCACAATATAAGTAATTGTATTTCATGGTAATGATATATATGGCAATTTAGTTATTTTGCTTTAAGATATCTAAACTTTTGATTGCATAGAAATTTCATAATTCTTTTCACCAGTGTAAATTTCACTAAAAACTAATAATAGTCTAATAAAAGTCTAAAAAACAAACCTCAAGCTCACTGAGGACAAGTCAGCAATTAAATTGGAattagaaaataattacaaacaatAGCACAAAAactacagtagaacaaataaataagaaatgccgTATACATTGTATTAAGTAATCaaatgtacaaaaacactgcCTATTCTTcactatgtaaaaaaatatatattataattataatttttaatgtttatttaattttaattttatttataattttgtacatatataactttatataacCGTTTGTCCCTGTCCCTGCTCTATACTAAATCTATTTACAGTAACTTCTGggtttcccagcatgctctgAGCAGCTGTGCTTGAGAACTTAAACATGTAATAAGGTGAGTGACTGTGAGTCACACACAACTATCACAACAGGTGACAGTCACTGATGCAATACACAGTGCAGTTACTGCCttgagaaatatatttaaatgttactataaataaataaaaacgaaatGCTATTTTATTCTCCTTATTTTTATACATTCTACCAAAAAAATCTTATTCACAATGGCAAAATGTTAACTTATGAATGCAACTGTAACATTTATATGCAGTTCTGTTGCGCTAAATGGCCTTTTTAGATTGGAAAGGACGTTTTCAGTTTTGAAACATACAGCAAGATTTAGTATACTGAAGGAAATTTGATTTCTCATGATATGACCACTTTAAACACACATTTTTGTGTTAAAGCTGCGGGTGTATCGAGCCACATCCTGCggggtaaaaaacaaaacaaaaaacacacacacacacacacaaattgggTGTGAAGCAAGGATTTGCACTGGTGAGTTAATCAAATACATCATGAAGACCGGACCAGATTACAAACAGATGACTCACAGATTACATCACACAGAGCATGACTGAGATTTACAAAGAGAAACACACAGAAATCATAAAGAGATTAGCCCACATACACTtgacaaatacaaacacatgtgCTGATAGAAACAGTATCTAGATCAGACagtctgaaatataaaaaaatcatgcatTTATGGATTGTTTTGACACAGGATGTGATAAAGTTACTAGATACACGCTGCTTCATATGATCAAACAGTCTTATGTTGTCATTTCTGCGTCTACGCTGAAAGGAGCACTTGTGCTGCATCCACTAGACTAAATAATAAATTGAGGTTTTATCTGAAATGATACCCAATAATGGGTTTGAATTAGAGTGAACAGATTTCATCTAGACAACCCACAAAAACGTATTATGGTGTTGTGGTGCCGAGTAAATAGACCCAAGATTCAAAGCCTGATGCTTCAAGCAATTCAAACTTCATCCTGATCAACTCACCAACATCTGAGGTTTTATGAATCTTGATGATTTCTGCCAGGTCAAAGTTCCCTGCGATGATAGCAACCtatgataaattaaaaaaaagtatgcgACATAATTTAAGGAATAGGAAAGGAACTAGTACTGATCCAAAACATCTGAGAGATGTTTCATACCTGAAATGCTGTTTGGTTGTTGTAGTTCTTGATTTCTTTATTTGCTCCTCGAAACAGGAGAACTCTAGCACAGCCTTCCTGTAGATAATACAGagagaataaataaaaaggtgGTGAGTGCAAGAGAAAACATGAGAGCAGATTACAGTTATAACACCTTGTATGTCTTATATATGATTTGATGCCCAGCTGAGTTTAATAACTATGGCTTACTGCGAAGTATGTATACTGActactatatttttattaaaaaaatgtgaaacagaATCCATCAGGTATGAAAGCAATAAAGGCAGCACATCCTTAATATATTTGGATGAAAACATAATCTATAATAAAACAAGTACTAAGAACAACAAAATCTAATGTGTtccatatggcaaaaaaaaaaaaagttcaatgaTACGTATATTTGCAATAGAAAATATAGTCAGTTTCAACCTTCATATACCAAAATTTCAGGGGCAAGAGAATAGGCCTACATATCCAATCTCACAGTAGCCTTCATTTAGGCTAAATGCAAATGTGTATagaacatagactgtataaaattgGTCAAATTCGGTGGAAATGGACAGATGAACTACAAACCAAACAACATCAAAAATGTTGCAAACATCGacactatttgttttttttttaagtacaaaattaatgttttagtCTGCCTGATATTCAACTCGTGCATGTTAATGTACATGAAAGATGACAGATGATGTTAAAAACTGCAGTTAATATCACTTCAGGTTCATTTGTCACACCAGCACAGGAAGCTGGAGTCGGGTGCAATTACAATATTCCACTCAGTTCGCTATAGTTACATTTCATACATTTTGACATATGTAGCAGGTCATCCTCAAATTTTTATGCATGAGTGTGCATTACAAAAATGCACAAGAATCCATACTACATACTGCATACAGTTCAATTAAAAATTGTATGAACATACCAAATATTTTGAGAAGGCAT
The DNA window shown above is from Carassius carassius chromosome 26, fCarCar2.1, whole genome shotgun sequence and carries:
- the shank3b gene encoding SH3 and multiple ankyrin repeat domains protein 3 isoform X3 produces the protein MCALVLLGSLCVMFSQRTSADADIFIGHHYRDYRTLFPNRQNGCEAGVLSRTHTHSHTHTLSRSMPISPPADGKHEALDRPRQQHTPTNGNHGDDSIRTSPGTKSSSDPMEDLHGNAVVIRIGIPDLQQTKCLRLDLEAPVWVCKQRVLVTLTQSLTDVLNYGLYLPAFNGRAGKFLDEERLLREYPFPTVTPVPYLEFRYKRRVYTQSYVDDKQLAKLHTKANLKKFMEYVQQRCVDKVCRFLEKGLDPNFHDADSGESPLTLVAQLDTCADLIKVLRSGGAHLDFRTRDGLTALHKAVQTHNHVALTTLLDLGASPDYKDSRGLTPLYHSAMVGGDPYCCELLLYDHAQLGYSDENGWQEIHQACRHGNVQHLEHLLFYGAEMSAQNASGNTALHLCALYNQEGCARVLLFRGANKEIKNYNNQTAFQVAIIAGNFDLAEIIKIHKTSDVVPFRETPSYSSRRRAVCVSPRRSLLRSASDNALDESLPAPSPAPSLRSLPPLEPDETTSSQRSPQAAHTHTRSLRRHTRSGGHLSPGSPVQRDPSPPAVSRGPKRRLYSAVPGRTFIAVSSHTPQGEGEITLNRGERVKVLSIGEGGFWEGSVKGRTGWFPAHCVEEVQMRQYDPRLETREDRTKRLFRHYTVGSYDNYTSYSDYVIEEKSATLQKRDSEGFGFVLRGAKAETPIEEFTPTPAFPALQYLESVDLEGVAWRAGLRTGDFLIEVNGVSVVKVGHRQVVSLIRQGGSRLVMKVVSVTRKPDTGDVIRKKAPPPPKRDPSTSLTLRSKSMTAELEELASRRRRGEKLDEMLSSPKEPVVVMRPRPADSDSRAATVKQRPTSRRITQAEINSLLERQGLPISSLAVDKSHMQLPRGMSRTKSFGAPEDERISALIGEHRFPRSSSMTDSFRQDSIPPPPQTAPPPPPTPYFLDSGPPPSFHPPPPPSRAANQSRSSFRPGAEPKLHGPVMTDRQRKTRSMIILQDTTHLPVEPAPIARPQTPTSGVVPPERGRRRGPPVENPYANVGRLSAVYTPTKPQRRKSQLVKQGPVEEGAATTSRDPSPLGGSRIPHSSRAEQFQQQVLSERARITPPGARRRPSVFLSVEGGTTEPQTTPLLSQSHSVDELAELPPPAPMLSPGPPPGGSTFIHPLTGRPLDPSSPLALALAARERALSGRNTPTPTPSPTPSPTQGRAVERPETEGGATPPAPLEGPPSNSWRDEPVSITETASQVTSGSPGSGRSLEEVLPPNVQGVQPALLDTEHTPPTVPPTLPSPAPTLSNLTARSLTMSSEEDAEPYTVTLPPALLSSSDEETREELRKIGLVPPPQPFSNGLLIKETPKATLSISPSGSRPSIAKTSSGKASDSTADSGVEDPHMETTSTVSTVSSMSTLSSESTDSAHASKPRSGVGRGRPAHLRDPLLKQSSDSELLPHPPSTGPSRPRYLFQRRSKLWGEEPRGQMGGSDESRPAAMGAELLSKDSHSLGEEPPMGAPLDPGRRSPVGGARLFSSLGELHTISQRSYGTTFTIRPGSRYPVSRRTPSPGATPERSEQLGPVRTFSPHHHHHTILKSSSLSLPQEPKEVRFVMRSASARARSRSPSPSPCASPCPSPVLGAPLLALRPFRQRPLALWSKYDVGEWLESVGLGEHRARFLEHEIEGAHLPALTKDDLAELGVTRVGHRMNIERALKQLLES